The following DNA comes from bacterium.
GATTTTAAATACTGCTGTTGTTGGATACCAGGAGATTATGACCGACCCGGCAAATGCGGGCAAGATTCTGGTTTTCACTTATCCCTTGATAGGCAATTATGGTGTAGCCAAGAAATTTTCTGAGTCTAAAAAATGTTGGATAGAGGCCTTGATTATGAAAGAGGAAAGTAAAATGTATTCCAACTGGCAGGCAGAGGACAGTTTCAATAATTTCCTTAAGAAGGAACATCTGGTCACGATAAGCGAGGTGGATACAAGGACACTGGCTGTCAAGATTAGAGATAGCGGCCAGATGCTGGGAATAGTTTCCACTTTGGTGCCGCTCGCTGGCAAGGAGACAAAGATTGGTAAGTTAGTTAAAAAGGTAAAAGATTATAAGAAATATATGAAAAGGAATTTCATAACAAATATCTCAAGAGAGATTACAGAAATTAAAGGTAATACTTCAGGACCAAAGATAGTTATATTGGACTTGGGAATCTTGAATAGTTTTCTCGAACAATTAAAGACTCTGGGATGCAATCTTACATTATTGCCCTATAATACTGATGCAGACAAAATTCTGGGATTGAATCCCGATGGCTTGATTATTTCTAACGGACCGGAAGAAGATGAAGCAATTTCCGGAATTGTAGAGGTAGTTAAGAGGCTCATCGGCAAAATTCCTCTCTTGGGTATCTCTTTAGGACATGAGATAATCTGTCTTGCCTTAGGAGGTAGACTTAGGAAACTCAAACTAGGTCATCGCGGTGTAAATTATCCAGTGAAGTCATCTTCTTCATATAAAGGTGATATCACGGTTCAAAACCATTCATTTGTTGTGGATGAGGAGTCAATAAAGGGTAGAGAGGACATCAACATTACCCTGCGCAATGTCAATGATGACTCAATCGAGGAGATGGAAAGTGGCCCGCTAAAGTTTATTTCCACCCAGTACTATCCAGTAAGTCCTGGATTTGATGAGGTAAATGGAGTATTCAGAAGATTTTTAGAAATGGTAAAGTGAGGAACCTGACATGCCCAAGCGCAAAGATATAAATAAGATATTGATAATAGGCTCTGGCCCAATTGTTATTGGCCAGGCCTGTGAATTTGACTATTCTGGTTCTCAAGCCTGTAAGGCTTTAAGAGAAGAAGGTTACTTTACCATCCTTGTAAATAGCAATCCCGCTACTATTATGACCGACCCTGATATGGCAGATGTGACCTACGTTGAGCCACTCACCGTAGAAGTGGTTACAGAGATAATAAGGAAGGAGAGACCCGATGCCATCCTGCCTACACTGGGTGGCCAGACAGGTTTGAACCTGGCCTATTTCTTGATGAAAGAAGGCATACTGGAAAAGTATGGTGTAGAGTCTTTAGGAGCTGATGTCGAGGCTATTTCCAGGGCTGAGGATAGAGAACTGTTTAAGAAGGCAATGCAGGAGATAGGCGTAGATGTTCCCAAAAGTGGAATTGCTACAAATCTGGAAGAGGGAATGAGGATAGGCCTGGAGATAGGATTCCCATTGATTTTGAGACCAGCGTATTGTTTAGGGGGCAGTGGTGGTTCTACTGCTTATAATAAGGAGGAATTGGAAGAGTTTCTAATAAAGGGGCTGGAGATAAGTCCGGTGGGACAAGTATTGGTGGAACAATCTGTACTGGGGTGGAAAGAGATAGAGTATGAAGTGATGAGGGACTGCGTGGATAATGTTATTATGATTACTTCTATGGAGAATGTCGACCCCATGGGTGTACATACCGGGGATAGCATTGTGGTTGCGCCATCGCAGAGCCTGACCAGAGAGGAATACGCACAGTTTGTGAATCTATCTAAAAAGATTATAAGAAAGGTGGGCATAACCGGGGGAGGGGCGAATATTCAATTTGGACAGAACCCGGATAATGGACACATTGTGATTATCGAAGTCAATCCCAGACTTTCCCGGAGTTCAGCTTTAGCTTCTAAAGCTACTGGTTTTCCCATTGCCAGGGTGGCTACAAAATTGGCTGTGGGCTTTACTCTTCCCGAGGTTCTCAATCAGATTACAGGAAAGACAACGTCATTCTTTGAGCCTACGGTTGATTATTGTGTATTTAAAATTTGTAGATTTACTTTTGAAAAATTTCCTCAAGTTCAAAGGGTCATAAATACATCTATGAAAGCAGTCGGTGAAGCGATGTCTATTGGCAGAAACTTTAAGGAAGCACTCCAGAAAGGAATAAGGTCTACTGAGACAGGAAGATTCGGATTGGGTTCGGATGGAAAAGACAAAATAACCGATAAAGCATTGAAATCAGCCTCAGAGGATTTGATTCAGGAAATAAAAGAAAAAATAAGAATTCCCCATGATGAGAGACTATTCTTTATCAGATACGGTCTTGAGCTTGGACTAACTGTCGATGAGATTTACGAGCTATCAAAAATTGATAGGTGGTTCATAGATAATATGAAGCAGATCGTAGAGCTGGGAAAAGAGATAAAGAGATATAAAGGTAAAAATGCAAAAAGCAAGATCAAAATCTCACCAGAGTTACTTAAGAAAGCGAAAAAGGATGGCTTCTCAGATATACAGCTTGCCTATCTTCTAAATTCGACAGAGAAAAAAATAAGATCTTATAGAAAAAAGTGCAATATAAAAGCGGTCTATAAATTGGTAGATACCTGCGCAGGAGAATTTAAAGCGGAGAAACCATATTATTATTCTACATATGAGACCAGGGATGAAAGCCAGCCGTCTGCAAACAAGAAGGTTCTTATCCTGGGAGGGGGACCTAATAGAATCGGGCAGGGTATAGAGTTCGACTACTGTTGTTGTCACGCATCGTATGCTCTAAAAGAAGAAGGCATGGAAAGCATTATGGTAAATTGCAATCCAGAGACTGTCTCCACAGATTATGATACTTCAGACAAATTGTATTTTGAACCTTTGACAGTCGAGGACGTATTAAATATTGTAGATATTGAAAAACCCGTCGGAGTGATAGTTCAGTTTGGAGGCCAGACTCCACTGAACATATCTGTCCCATTAGCCAAGGCAGGAGTGAAGATTTTAGGAACCAGCCCTGATTCTATAGACCGGGCAGAGGATAGAAGAAGGTTCCAACAGATGCTTAAGAAATTGAAACTCATCCAGCCTGATAACGGGACAGCTACCTCATTGGAAGGAGCAAAGAAGGTTGCCCACAGGATAGGATATCCAGTAGTGGTAAGGCCTTCTTATGTTCTCGGCGGTAGAGCAATGGAGATAGTCTATGATGAGGAAGGTTTAGGCAATTTTATGGAAAAAGCAGTGGAGGCATCTCCTGAACGTCCCATTCTTATCGACAAATTCTTGGAAGATGCCATAGAAGTTGACGTGGATGCAATAGCCGACGGTAAGAATTGCGTGATAGGTGGGATTATGGAGCACATTGAAATGGCGGGCATCCATTCCGGCGATAGCGCAATGGTTATTCCTCCTTATACTTTAGGAGAAGACATAATAGAACTCATAAAGAAAAATACTTATGCTATGGCAAAAGAATTGAACGTGAAAGGACTTTTGAATATCCAGTACGCTGTTAAGAATAATGTGGTCTATGTCCTGGAGGTAAATCCCAGGGCAAGTAGAACAATTCCACTTGTGAGCAAGGTCATAGGGGTTCCTCTGGCAAAGCTGGCAACTAAGATAATGCTGGGAAAGACATTGCAAGAGTTAGGATTCACCAAGGAAAAGGAAATCAATTATGTTGCCGTAAAAGAGTCTGTATTTCCTTTTATAAGGTTTCCCGGCGCAGATGCAATCTTGGGCCCGGAGATGAAATCCACAGGGGAGGTTATGGGAATAGATTCCACATTTGGTGTAGCTTATGCGAAGAGCCAGATAGCTGCTGGACAAAAGTTGCCCCAAAAGGGAAATGTATTCATAAGTGTGAAGAATCAGGATAAGAGGAATATAGTGTTCATTGCCAAAAAACTTGCTGACCTCGGGTTTAAGATTATGGCCACTTCTGGCACAGCAGATGCCCTTATGAAGAATGACATAGAAGTAGAGACTCTGCCTAAACTTCACGAAGGAAGGCCTAATATTATTGATTTAATAAAAGATAGCAAAGTAGACCTGATAATAAACACTCCTGCTGGAAAAGTGACCAAAGAGGATGAGGTGAAGATAAGGTCCCAGGCAATTCTTTATAGTGTGCCTCTCATAACTACTATTGCTGGTGCACAGGCATCTGTTAATGGAATTGAGAATTTGATTAAGAGACCAGAGGTGTCTGTAAAATCGTTACAGGAATACCATAAAGAGATAAAATAATAATTTATGTCAGGGGGTAAAATATGAGTGGGATTTTTGGAGTGGTTTCTAAGGAAGATTGTGTAGAGATTCTCTTCTATGGGACGGATTACCATTCCCATTTGGGCACAGAATATGGAGGTATGGCAGTCCTGGGAGAGGATTTCACCCGCCAGATACACAATATAAGCCAGGATCAGTTTAAGTCAAAATTCTATCAAGATTTCAAGCGTATGAAGGGCAACAAGGGCATCGGCGTTATTAGCGCCTTTGATGAACAGCCTATTTATTTAAACTCCAAGTTTGGTCCGTTTTGTATAGTCACTAATGGCATCTTAGAAAATATCGAAGAATTAGCAGGGGGGCTTTTGGAAAAAGGAATAACCTTCAGTGAAGTGAGTAAAGGTATGGTTAATGTAACTGAGCTTGTAGCCAAGTTAATCAGTCAGGGGAACAATTTGATAGATGGCATAGAGAAGATGTTCGATGCCATAGACGGTTCCTGCTCACTTTTACTATTGAATAGAGATGGAGTCTATGCTGCCAGAGATAGGTATGGGTATACGCCCCTGGTAGTGGGAAAGCGAGAGGATGCTTGGGCAGTTACTTCCGAGACTAGCGCCTTCCCCAATATTGAGTTCAAAACGGTAAAATACCTCGAACCTGGAGAGATAATTCTGATAAACGAGAAGGGCATGCTCCAAAGGAAGCCGGGTGGAGAGATGAATCAAATCTGTGCATTTCTCTGGATATACATCGGCTTTCCTGCTTCCAACTATGAAGGGATAAATGTGGAGACAGTAAGGGAAAGGTGCGGAAGGTTTCTGGCAAAAAGGGATAAGGATATAGAAGTAGATATAGTCTCTGGAGTTCCCGATTCAGGAACTGCACACGCGCTGGGATATGCAATGGAGTCGGGAAAGCCTTACCGGCGACCTCTGGTGAAATATACGCCCGGGTATGGGAGAAGTTATACTCCTCCTTCGCAGGAGATTCGAGATTTGATAGCCAGGATGAAGCTCATTCCTATCAAAGAGATAATTGAAGGTAACAGGATTGTAGTATGTGAGGATTCTATAGTCAGAGGGACTCAGCTTAAGAACTTCACCATAAAGAAGCTATGGGATAACGGTGCCCGGGAGGTTCACATAAGGCCCGCCTGCCCTCCGTTGATGTTTCCCTGCAGGTTTAATTTCTCCACGCGTTCCATCTATGAACTCGCTGCCCGCAGGGCCATTCGCAGCATGGAGGGGCAAGATGTGAAGAATGTGTCAAAGTATATAGACCATAATTCTCAAGAATATAAGAAAATGGTGGAATGGATTGCTAATGAGTTAGAAGGCACCACTCTTAAATACCAGACTGTGGATGACATGGTGAAGGCCATCGGGCTTCCTAAGGAGAAGCTGTGCCTTTATTGCTGGACTGGCGAATATCCAAAACCAATGGCGGGTAAGGGAAAAAAGAAGGAGAAAAACCCGGCTGTTAAGAAGAGAGCGGAAGCCAAGAGAAAAGTATGAAATAAATTAGTGCCCGCTACAGGCTGAATCTTTAGTGATTATGCCTACAAGTTACTTACGCGACTTCGCCAATGAATAATGGAAAGACGCTGGTGAATTCAGTGCCTGCCGAATATTTTCCCACCCGATAAAGATGAGGTTGTAAAAGGGAAACCCTAAAATGTCCTGTATCTGGGTTTCCCATTTCATCAGTTCCTGTGTCAGAATCATATACGAATAAGAGAAGGGGATGCCCCCCTTCTAACCATGATTGGAGGAGGTATGGGGAATGGTAATTGCTACGGTTATAATGGGTCTTCTGGCGATTATTCTTGTTTCTATCGGTTATTACAAAGGAGGAGGAGAACATGTTCTGGGATTGAAATCAGCAATGAACATGACCATCCAGATTCTTCCTTTAGTAATTTTTGCCTTTATAGTAGCTAGTATGGTTCAGGTTCTTATTCCTCATGAATTTCTATCAAAGTGGATAGGTAAAGGATCTGGCATACGGGGTATACTCATCGGCACAGTAGCGGGTAGTTTGGTAACAGGTGGTCCCTATGTCAGTTTACCGATTGCCGCAGGGCTTTTGCGTTCCGGTGCCAGTGTAGGAACTACGGTGGCATTCTTGACCGGATGGTCGCTGTGTGCATTTGGCAGGTTGCCGATAGAAGTGGGCGTGATGGGCTGGAAATTTACACTCATTCGGATGGTGAGCACATTTTTCTTCCCCCCTATTGCTGGGCTAATAGCAAATAGATTATTTTCATAGGTTTTTTGTGGTTGACTCTCAGGTTTATAAGACATATAATCTAATTACTTCCAATTTTGAGGAGGAAAAAATGCCATTAGTGAATGTGGATTTATGGGAAGGTCGCAAGGTTGAGCAGAAGAAAAAATTGGTGGCAGGAATCACCAATTTATTTGTAGAAATTACCGGATGTCCCAGGGAAGCGGTTACGGTGATAATCAGGGATGTCCCCAAGCATAACTGGGGAATTGGAGGTGAATTGAGTTCAGAAAAATTTAAAGAAAAGTAAGTACGGAGAAAGGAGGTAGGTAAAATGAAAAGTTTTTGGAATGTTTTAGTGATTGTCTGTTTGGGTATTCTTCTTTTGGGTGGAGTGAGTCCTGGAAGGGCCCAGGAGGAGGAAAAAGAGAGGACTCGCGAGGAGACCAGAGAGGAAGAGGGGTTAAGGGAAAGGGAGAGGCTTAGTGAGGAAGAGAGACTTCGTGAGCAGGACAGGCTTCGTGAACAGGAGAGGCTTCGCGACAGGGAGAGAATTCTCGAGAATGAAAGTAAGATTCTCGGGAAATATTCTGAGCGCTTTGGAGTGGATGTAGAGACCCTGGCAGACTTAAGGGCAGAGCGCCTGGGGTATGGAGAAATCAGCCACGCGCTTGTCCTTTCTGAAATGACGGAAAGGTCACAGAACGAAATCATGGAAATGAGGCGTGCCGGCAAAGGCTGGGGAGAGATAGCCGATGAACTCGGGGTAAAACTCCGCGAGGCAAGAAGGGAAGTGAACAGGGAGCGTAGCCGTATCAGGAAAGAGCTTACACGGCAAGAGCGGCGCACTCTTCGTCGTTCCTGGAAGGTAAAGCGGCGTGAAGCTATAAGAGAACGACGCAGACTTGAAAAGGAGGAGCCGGGTAGAGAATATGGACCACCAGAGAAAGGTCGTGGAAAA
Coding sequences within:
- the carA gene encoding glutamine-hydrolyzing carbamoyl-phosphate synthase small subunit; amino-acid sequence: MRGVLVLEDGSYFEGISIGKAGERIGEVILNTAVVGYQEIMTDPANAGKILVFTYPLIGNYGVAKKFSESKKCWIEALIMKEESKMYSNWQAEDSFNNFLKKEHLVTISEVDTRTLAVKIRDSGQMLGIVSTLVPLAGKETKIGKLVKKVKDYKKYMKRNFITNISREITEIKGNTSGPKIVILDLGILNSFLEQLKTLGCNLTLLPYNTDADKILGLNPDGLIISNGPEEDEAISGIVEVVKRLIGKIPLLGISLGHEIICLALGGRLRKLKLGHRGVNYPVKSSSSYKGDITVQNHSFVVDEESIKGREDINITLRNVNDDSIEEMESGPLKFISTQYYPVSPGFDEVNGVFRRFLEMVK
- the carB gene encoding carbamoyl-phosphate synthase large subunit, giving the protein MPKRKDINKILIIGSGPIVIGQACEFDYSGSQACKALREEGYFTILVNSNPATIMTDPDMADVTYVEPLTVEVVTEIIRKERPDAILPTLGGQTGLNLAYFLMKEGILEKYGVESLGADVEAISRAEDRELFKKAMQEIGVDVPKSGIATNLEEGMRIGLEIGFPLILRPAYCLGGSGGSTAYNKEELEEFLIKGLEISPVGQVLVEQSVLGWKEIEYEVMRDCVDNVIMITSMENVDPMGVHTGDSIVVAPSQSLTREEYAQFVNLSKKIIRKVGITGGGANIQFGQNPDNGHIVIIEVNPRLSRSSALASKATGFPIARVATKLAVGFTLPEVLNQITGKTTSFFEPTVDYCVFKICRFTFEKFPQVQRVINTSMKAVGEAMSIGRNFKEALQKGIRSTETGRFGLGSDGKDKITDKALKSASEDLIQEIKEKIRIPHDERLFFIRYGLELGLTVDEIYELSKIDRWFIDNMKQIVELGKEIKRYKGKNAKSKIKISPELLKKAKKDGFSDIQLAYLLNSTEKKIRSYRKKCNIKAVYKLVDTCAGEFKAEKPYYYSTYETRDESQPSANKKVLILGGGPNRIGQGIEFDYCCCHASYALKEEGMESIMVNCNPETVSTDYDTSDKLYFEPLTVEDVLNIVDIEKPVGVIVQFGGQTPLNISVPLAKAGVKILGTSPDSIDRAEDRRRFQQMLKKLKLIQPDNGTATSLEGAKKVAHRIGYPVVVRPSYVLGGRAMEIVYDEEGLGNFMEKAVEASPERPILIDKFLEDAIEVDVDAIADGKNCVIGGIMEHIEMAGIHSGDSAMVIPPYTLGEDIIELIKKNTYAMAKELNVKGLLNIQYAVKNNVVYVLEVNPRASRTIPLVSKVIGVPLAKLATKIMLGKTLQELGFTKEKEINYVAVKESVFPFIRFPGADAILGPEMKSTGEVMGIDSTFGVAYAKSQIAAGQKLPQKGNVFISVKNQDKRNIVFIAKKLADLGFKIMATSGTADALMKNDIEVETLPKLHEGRPNIIDLIKDSKVDLIINTPAGKVTKEDEVKIRSQAILYSVPLITTIAGAQASVNGIENLIKRPEVSVKSLQEYHKEIK
- a CDS encoding amidophosphoribosyltransferase; this translates as MSGIFGVVSKEDCVEILFYGTDYHSHLGTEYGGMAVLGEDFTRQIHNISQDQFKSKFYQDFKRMKGNKGIGVISAFDEQPIYLNSKFGPFCIVTNGILENIEELAGGLLEKGITFSEVSKGMVNVTELVAKLISQGNNLIDGIEKMFDAIDGSCSLLLLNRDGVYAARDRYGYTPLVVGKREDAWAVTSETSAFPNIEFKTVKYLEPGEIILINEKGMLQRKPGGEMNQICAFLWIYIGFPASNYEGINVETVRERCGRFLAKRDKDIEVDIVSGVPDSGTAHALGYAMESGKPYRRPLVKYTPGYGRSYTPPSQEIRDLIARMKLIPIKEIIEGNRIVVCEDSIVRGTQLKNFTIKKLWDNGAREVHIRPACPPLMFPCRFNFSTRSIYELAARRAIRSMEGQDVKNVSKYIDHNSQEYKKMVEWIANELEGTTLKYQTVDDMVKAIGLPKEKLCLYCWTGEYPKPMAGKGKKKEKNPAVKKRAEAKRKV
- a CDS encoding permease, whose amino-acid sequence is MVIATVIMGLLAIILVSIGYYKGGGEHVLGLKSAMNMTIQILPLVIFAFIVASMVQVLIPHEFLSKWIGKGSGIRGILIGTVAGSLVTGGPYVSLPIAAGLLRSGASVGTTVAFLTGWSLCAFGRLPIEVGVMGWKFTLIRMVSTFFFPPIAGLIANRLFS
- a CDS encoding 2-hydroxymuconate tautomerase; translation: MVDSQVYKTYNLITSNFEEEKMPLVNVDLWEGRKVEQKKKLVAGITNLFVEITGCPREAVTVIIRDVPKHNWGIGGELSSEKFKEK